Proteins encoded together in one Cicer arietinum cultivar CDC Frontier isolate Library 1 chromosome 4, Cicar.CDCFrontier_v2.0, whole genome shotgun sequence window:
- the LOC101488407 gene encoding indole-3-acetic acid-induced protein ARG2-like yields MARSFINVKAISVLVADGFSNSLTRRGYAAGATENARRGAATSMSGKMVPPKSGEDKVANSEKVAWVPDPVTGYYKPENTNPKEIDVGNPRATVLGNK; encoded by the exons ATGGCTCGCTCCTTCATTAACGTCAAGGCTATCTCTGTTCTTGTTGCCGACGGATTCTCCAACTCTCTTACTAG ACGAGGATACGCAGCAGGTGCAACAGAAAACGCAAGAAGAGGAGCAGCAACATCAATGAGCGGAAAGATGGTACCACCCAAATCAGGGGAAGACAAGGTGGCAAATTCTGAAAAGGTAGCGTGGGTCCCAGACCCTGTTACTGGTTACTACAAACCGGAGAACACGAACCCCAAAGAGATTGATGTTGGTAACCCACGAGCCACGGTTTTGGGCAATAAGTAA
- the LOC140919908 gene encoding pentatricopeptide repeat-containing protein At2g44880-like, producing MALRESLEVHCVVLKNGFCVNLHVGTSLVDMYVKFGFLGSARKVFDEMSVRSLVSWTAVIVGYARCGDMSEARKLFDVMPDRDIAASNVMIDEYVKMRCMDLARDLFDKMKDKNVISHTSMVHGYCEDDDVVAARFMFDCMHVKNVLSWNAMIRGYCENRRPHDALKLFWEMRGSLDVEMNKVTVMSILPAVADLSSLDLGVWIHGFVQRNRLDVDVHVCNALVDMYAKCAKIGKAKLLFEEMNEKDTSSLNVLINGYGVNGCAKEAL from the coding sequence atggctttgagagaaagtttggaggttcattgtgttgttttgaaaaatgggttttgtgttaatttgcatgttgggacttctttggttgatatgtatgTGAAGTTTGGTTTTTTGGGTAGTGCTAggaaggtgtttgatgaaatgtctgtgagaagtttggtttcttggactgctgttattgttgggtatgctaggtgtggggatatgagtgaggccaggaagctttttgatgttatgcctgatagagatattgctgcttctaatgttatgattgacGAGTATGTGAAAATGAGGTGTATGGATTTGGCGagggatttgtttgataagatgaaggataagaatgttatttctcatactagtatggttcatggttattgtgaggatgatgatgttgtggcggctaggtttatgtttgattgtatgCATGTCAAGAATGTGCTTAGTTGGAATGCGATGATTAGGGGATATTGTGAGAATAGACGACCGCACGATGCGTTGAAGTTGTTTTGGGAAATGAGGGGAAGTTTGGATGTGGAAATGAATAAAGTGACGGTTATGAGTATTCTTCCTGCTGTTGCTGATTTGAGTTCTTTGGATTTGGGTGTTTGGATTCATGGGTTTGTGCAAAGGAACCGACTTGATGTAGATGTTCATGTGTGTAATgctttggttgatatgtatgcaaaatgtgcgaaaattggaaaagctaaattgctttttgaggagatgaatgaaaaagatacatcgtcgttgaatgttttgataaatggttatggtgtcaatggttgtgcgaaGGAAGCATTATAA